In the genome of Rhodamnia argentea isolate NSW1041297 chromosome 3, ASM2092103v1, whole genome shotgun sequence, one region contains:
- the LOC115750365 gene encoding uncharacterized protein LOC115750365: MHHAYITPSQTHHHHHGHLPAAPKSPSAPPPPPSSTFTVICVLHSLLALFCGSLMMFHAQAFYSLGHGTDAADRLLGSTPQDRLLIRTSDSFAGLLLLAIGLLLLMVSNIKDREFQDFFAKGCTVLHVIVAVWRVSFERRVEDLAGDCLRQTVGDFLLALSWVLFVVYSWREKYD, from the coding sequence ATGCATCACGCCTACATCACACCCTCCCaaacccaccaccaccaccatggcCACCTCCCCGCCGCCCCCAAATCCCCCTCTGCCCCTCCCCCGCCGCCGTCCTCGACTTTCACGGTGATCTGCGTGCTCCACTCGCTGCTCGCGCTCTTCTGCGGTTCCCTGATGATGTTCCACGCCCAGGCCTTCTACTCCCTCGGCCACGGCACCGACGCTGCCGACCGCCTCCTCGGATCGACCCCACAGGACCGGCTCCTGATACGGACCTCCGACTCCTTCGCGGGCCTGCTGCTCCTCGCCATCGGGCTCCTGCTCCTGATGGTGTCCAACATAAAGGACCGGGAGTTCCAGGACTTCTTCGCCAAGGGGTGCACGGTGCTGCACGTGATCGTGGCGGTGTGGAGGGTGTCCTTCGAGCGGAGGGTGGAGGACCTGGCCGGAGACTGCCTCCGGCAGACGGTGGGAGACTTCTTGCTGGCTCTGTCGTGGGTCCTCTTTGTTGTCTACTCCTGGAGGGAGAAGTACGACTGA